One stretch of Riemerella columbina DNA includes these proteins:
- a CDS encoding tetratricopeptide repeat protein, producing MFRSLIISVYLVLGCFVASAQSNYNTLMYKGNQSFDKKDYDQSANYFLESLKNKDDFGGHYNLGNSFYKKKMYPEAKAEYEKALTKSKNPQDQAAAYYNLGNVAMQNKNYEQAAEFYKKALKQDAYNEDIRKNYALSKMKQKEKNSQNKNQKQDSEQSQDPQNQKEQPQQGNPQNQSEPNEKQSQQAQGENQQKQGKGEGEDTQNNDPKQPTPNRGISKEQEQRILQRLESKERETARRILNKNGYISPKSNDKDW from the coding sequence ATGTTTAGAAGTCTTATCATTAGTGTTTATTTGGTATTGGGGTGTTTTGTTGCATCGGCGCAGAGCAACTATAATACGCTTATGTACAAGGGCAATCAGTCTTTTGATAAAAAAGATTATGACCAATCTGCCAATTATTTTTTAGAATCCTTAAAAAATAAAGATGATTTTGGTGGACATTATAATTTAGGCAATTCTTTTTATAAGAAAAAAATGTACCCCGAAGCCAAAGCGGAATATGAAAAAGCCTTAACAAAAAGCAAAAATCCACAAGATCAAGCGGCAGCGTATTATAATTTAGGAAATGTGGCAATGCAAAATAAAAACTACGAGCAAGCCGCAGAATTCTACAAAAAAGCCCTTAAGCAAGATGCTTATAATGAGGATATTAGGAAGAATTATGCCCTTTCTAAAATGAAGCAAAAAGAGAAGAATTCTCAAAATAAAAACCAAAAACAAGACTCAGAACAGAGCCAAGATCCTCAAAATCAGAAGGAGCAACCACAACAAGGCAATCCTCAAAATCAGTCTGAGCCTAACGAAAAGCAAAGCCAACAGGCACAAGGCGAAAATCAACAAAAACAAGGCAAAGGCGAGGGTGAGGACACGCAAAATAACGACCCTAAGCAACCTACACCCAACAGAGGCATTTCCAAAGAGCAGGAACAGCGCATTTTGCAACGCTTGGAGAGTAAGGAGCGAGAAACTGCCCGTCGCATTCTCAATAAAAATGGTTATATTAGCCCCAAAAGTAATGACAAAGATTGGTAA
- a CDS encoding BatD family protein: protein MIKHWWHILLWFCSMNIYGQISFYADTDAKEIKPNEAVKFTIFLQINGNEYVQESLLQLPDFSKFDIIDDGSTRNTFIDPAKNIAVTQVMYQVLLYPKKAGKIKMGSALVTINGKIYKTEPFDIFVEGRKEPQAQAKITDEVQLRLQPKLKKVYQNQPTVVVLRAYAKNIDYFQKLTDVKLPQEEGVKFYPISKTSNEIEQNDGKLTLSQVLGVYLVFSSKGGNVEIPEISAKVSNAGKTETLNTKKLNLKIENLPPAPSSFKNAVGDFKLRTKVLDEHRLFQLNQPVHISVRLRGVGNLSEIQLPQIKETPNYKVFPPKITKDFRPSHDGLRGEVTADYIIIPKKTGDIQVDLEPFSFFNPKKEIYEELPTKSLSFQVSNEPQSNGNEPDNTIDKMIDNTASRMLDMVQTPTTKAPKQPVKSRLPYWLGALFLSMMVCIVAYILWRKSKNKKALKTNLTPVSEASSSLNLEVEYHQLKEVLETQNYTAFFDGVDQIQAKTRAYLNTTAFNLASEIEKRYGYILADEYRTLWSKIEMEKYAPVKDEERLNQLYYEIINLHNRIIE from the coding sequence ATGATTAAACATTGGTGGCATATATTATTATGGTTTTGCTCGATGAACATTTATGGGCAAATCTCCTTTTATGCAGATACCGATGCGAAAGAAATAAAGCCCAACGAAGCGGTTAAATTCACCATTTTTCTCCAAATCAACGGGAATGAATATGTGCAAGAATCTTTATTGCAGCTGCCAGATTTTTCTAAATTTGATATTATTGATGATGGTTCTACACGGAATACTTTCATAGATCCTGCAAAAAACATTGCCGTGACTCAAGTGATGTACCAAGTTTTGCTTTACCCTAAAAAAGCGGGCAAAATCAAAATGGGGAGCGCCTTGGTGACCATCAATGGCAAAATCTATAAAACCGAGCCTTTTGATATTTTTGTAGAAGGGAGAAAAGAACCGCAGGCGCAAGCCAAAATCACAGATGAGGTGCAGCTTCGGCTGCAGCCTAAACTCAAAAAAGTCTACCAAAATCAACCGACGGTGGTGGTGCTTCGGGCGTATGCTAAAAATATAGATTACTTTCAAAAATTGACCGATGTTAAGCTGCCGCAAGAGGAAGGCGTTAAGTTTTATCCAATTTCTAAAACCTCAAACGAGATAGAACAAAACGATGGCAAACTGACGCTATCTCAGGTTTTGGGCGTTTATTTGGTGTTTTCTTCAAAAGGAGGCAATGTGGAAATTCCAGAAATCTCGGCAAAGGTCTCTAATGCAGGAAAAACGGAAACCCTCAACACAAAAAAACTCAATTTAAAGATAGAAAATCTACCGCCAGCTCCGTCATCCTTTAAAAATGCGGTGGGCGATTTTAAGCTCAGAACCAAAGTTTTAGATGAGCATCGATTGTTTCAGCTCAACCAGCCTGTGCATATTTCGGTTCGCTTGCGTGGCGTAGGGAATTTGAGTGAAATCCAACTTCCGCAGATTAAAGAAACCCCGAATTATAAGGTGTTTCCGCCTAAAATTACCAAGGATTTTAGACCTTCTCACGATGGGTTAAGGGGAGAGGTAACCGCAGATTATATCATCATTCCGAAAAAAACAGGCGATATTCAAGTGGATTTAGAGCCTTTTTCGTTCTTCAATCCTAAGAAAGAAATTTATGAAGAATTGCCAACAAAATCGTTGAGTTTTCAGGTGTCTAACGAACCTCAAAGTAATGGAAATGAGCCTGATAATACGATAGATAAAATGATTGACAATACCGCAAGTAGAATGTTGGATATGGTGCAAACACCAACCACAAAAGCGCCAAAACAACCCGTCAAAAGTCGGCTGCCTTATTGGCTCGGTGCCTTGTTTTTATCAATGATGGTGTGCATTGTGGCTTATATCTTGTGGCGAAAATCAAAAAATAAGAAAGCCTTAAAAACCAATTTGACACCAGTTTCAGAGGCATCATCATCTTTAAATTTAGAAGTGGAATACCATCAATTAAAAGAAGTGCTTGAGACTCAAAATTATACAGCATTTTTTGATGGAGTTGATCAAATTCAAGCCAAAACCAGAGCTTATCTGAATACTACGGCTTTTAATTTGGCTTCGGAGATAGAAAAGCGCTATGGCTATATTTTGGCAGATGAATACCGCACGCTGTGGTCTAAAATAGAAATGGAAAAATATGCACCTGTAAAAGATGAAGAGCGCCTAAACCAGTTGTATTACGAAATTATAAACTTGCATAATCGTATTATAGAATAA
- a CDS encoding MarC family protein, which yields MNFIEDFSLKESMTSFMVLFAVIDIIGSIPIIVSLRKRFGHIESEKAAIVSGVLMISFLFIGDKLLQFIGVDVNSFAIAGALVIFVIALEMILGIEIHKSGEVNAASIVPIAFPLVAGAGTLTTTLSLRAEYHPINIIVGILFNILVIYVVLKSANWLERKLGDATLMIFQKVFGIILLAISIKLFTANFAQLITSYINFNI from the coding sequence ATGAATTTTATCGAAGATTTTTCTCTAAAGGAGTCTATGACCAGTTTTATGGTGCTATTTGCCGTGATTGATATTATCGGTTCTATCCCTATTATTGTCTCGCTGAGAAAGCGTTTTGGGCATATAGAATCAGAAAAAGCTGCTATTGTTTCTGGCGTTTTGATGATCTCGTTTCTTTTTATTGGGGATAAGTTGTTGCAATTCATTGGAGTGGATGTCAATTCCTTTGCTATTGCAGGGGCATTGGTGATTTTTGTGATTGCTTTGGAGATGATTTTAGGCATAGAAATTCACAAATCTGGAGAGGTTAATGCCGCTTCCATCGTACCGATTGCCTTTCCTTTGGTGGCAGGAGCAGGAACGCTGACCACTACGCTGTCTTTGCGTGCAGAGTACCACCCAATCAATATTATAGTGGGGATTTTATTTAATATTTTGGTGATTTATGTCGTGCTAAAATCGGCAAATTGGTTAGAACGAAAATTAGGAGATGCTACATTGATGATTTTTCAAAAAGTCTTCGGAATTATTCTATTGGCTATTTCTATTAAACTATTTACCGCTAATTTTGCGCAATTGATAACCAGTTATATTAACTTTAATATTTAA